A region from the Candidatus Thiothrix putei genome encodes:
- a CDS encoding DUF4340 domain-containing protein: MSHATQARRLLLNLVLLLILASLGGVAWWHSQQPEPQAETLLSLTRADITRVTITRELGREKPDIIRLEREGERWRMLEPKQVEANATRVSQLFTLLDETVVASYDAEGKDLSQYGLALGGVSIAFNDEVLQFGMENPVSRKRYILHAGKIKLVSEAVYGLLTGEATALVANKLVPEGRNVKAVLLPEGFNAKAAGLLQNWQSADALRVEAYEGGTSKGNIILTLDDGSHLEFELLSTQGELILANIATRLRYVLADAQSINLLPIN; this comes from the coding sequence ATGAGTCATGCAACCCAAGCACGGCGTTTATTGCTGAATCTGGTGCTGTTGTTGATACTGGCAAGTTTGGGGGGCGTGGCTTGGTGGCACTCCCAACAGCCTGAACCTCAGGCAGAAACCTTGTTGAGTTTGACACGGGCGGATATTACCCGTGTCACCATTACCCGTGAATTGGGTAGAGAGAAGCCTGACATTATCCGCTTGGAGCGAGAGGGTGAGCGTTGGCGAATGTTGGAACCTAAACAGGTTGAGGCAAATGCGACTCGCGTTAGTCAGTTATTTACCTTGTTGGATGAGACGGTTGTTGCCAGTTACGATGCTGAGGGTAAGGACTTATCGCAGTACGGGTTAGCACTAGGGGGGGTGAGTATTGCGTTCAACGATGAGGTGTTGCAATTTGGGATGGAAAACCCTGTTTCGCGTAAACGTTACATTTTACACGCGGGAAAAATCAAGCTGGTGTCAGAGGCGGTGTACGGTTTATTGACGGGTGAAGCGACAGCTTTGGTGGCAAATAAGCTCGTGCCAGAGGGGCGCAACGTTAAAGCGGTATTATTGCCGGAGGGGTTTAATGCTAAGGCGGCAGGGTTGTTACAGAACTGGCAATCAGCCGATGCACTGAGGGTTGAGGCGTATGAAGGCGGTACGAGCAAGGGCAATATTATTCTGACATTGGATGATGGAAGCCATCTCGAATTTGAATTACTTTCTACACAGGGGGAACTTATTTTGGCGAATATTGCCACAAGACTACGTTATGTATTGGCTGATGCTCAGAGCATTAATTTATTGCCAATAAATTAA
- a CDS encoding GldG family protein — translation MSKRSHRWIGLNNAIFYLLFVVVIGLLGFFGREFKFAADWTYGSRNSLSAPTQTLLKTLDQPLKFIAYIPDNPALQTQVRDLVAKYQRVKPDTTLEFVNPDLDPTRAQQDGIEHSGQLAIHLGERSEVMDSASEQTIGNAIQRMSRGGERLVVFLEGHGERQPLSGESNGMSQLVENLQRSGFVVQPHHLVRTQSIPQNASFVVIAAPQQDFLPGEVTVLQTYLEQGGNLLWLQDPGGLKGLEPLEALLGVQIHDGTVIDANEQLQALLGINHPAVVPVVDYGRSAIVKNLVGKQTLFPFATMVARDQQADAKDGALAWQADEFLYTLPASWLESSGVLEGAVKFDEGSADQPGPVPLGVSLVRSLDEKEQRVVVIGDSDFMLNSFIGLGTNLDLASNVFNWLSADDNLMEVPVIRAPDTQLNLSETAGAVLGTFFLFVLPLSLLLAGVWIWWRRRRR, via the coding sequence ATGAGTAAAAGATCCCACCGTTGGATAGGGTTAAACAATGCCATTTTTTACCTGTTATTTGTAGTGGTGATTGGCTTATTGGGATTTTTCGGGCGTGAATTCAAATTTGCAGCGGATTGGACGTATGGCAGCCGGAATAGCTTGTCTGCACCCACGCAAACCTTGCTGAAAACCTTAGACCAGCCGCTGAAATTTATTGCTTATATTCCCGACAATCCTGCGTTGCAGACACAAGTGAGGGATTTGGTGGCGAAATACCAGCGGGTGAAGCCCGATACCACCCTGGAATTTGTTAACCCTGATCTTGACCCCACGCGGGCGCAGCAAGATGGCATTGAACATTCCGGGCAGCTTGCGATTCACCTTGGGGAGCGCAGTGAGGTAATGGATTCTGCCAGTGAGCAAACCATTGGCAACGCGATTCAGCGCATGAGCCGGGGTGGGGAGCGTCTGGTGGTGTTTTTGGAGGGGCATGGTGAGCGTCAACCCTTGTCTGGCGAATCCAACGGTATGTCACAATTGGTGGAAAACCTACAACGTAGTGGATTTGTGGTGCAGCCGCATCATCTGGTGCGTACTCAATCTATCCCCCAAAATGCGAGCTTCGTGGTGATTGCAGCCCCGCAGCAAGATTTTCTGCCCGGTGAGGTGACTGTATTGCAAACCTATTTGGAGCAGGGGGGCAATTTACTGTGGTTACAAGACCCCGGTGGGTTAAAGGGTTTGGAACCGTTAGAAGCATTATTGGGGGTGCAAATTCATGATGGCACAGTGATTGATGCCAATGAACAATTGCAGGCATTGCTGGGAATTAATCATCCGGCGGTGGTGCCTGTGGTGGATTATGGTCGCTCTGCCATTGTGAAAAATTTGGTAGGCAAGCAAACCCTGTTTCCGTTTGCAACGATGGTGGCGCGTGATCAACAAGCAGATGCTAAGGATGGTGCGCTGGCATGGCAAGCGGATGAATTCCTCTATACCTTGCCTGCCAGTTGGTTAGAAAGCAGTGGGGTATTGGAAGGCGCGGTGAAGTTCGATGAGGGCAGTGCTGATCAGCCGGGGCCAGTGCCGCTTGGTGTAAGCTTGGTGCGCTCATTGGATGAGAAGGAGCAGCGCGTCGTGGTGATTGGCGACAGTGACTTCATGCTCAACAGCTTCATTGGGCTGGGCACGAACTTAGATCTCGCCAGCAATGTGTTTAATTGGTTGAGTGCTGATGATAATTTGATGGAAGTACCAGTGATCCGTGCACCCGATACCCAGTTGAATCTGAGCGAAACAGCGGGAGCAGTGTTAGGCACATTTTTCCTATTTGTGTTACCACTGAGCTTGTTACTGGCAGGTGTGTGGATTTGGTGGCGTAGACGGAGGCGTTGA